The Balearica regulorum gibbericeps isolate bBalReg1 chromosome 5, bBalReg1.pri, whole genome shotgun sequence genome window below encodes:
- the CFL2 gene encoding cofilin-2 isoform X1, translated as MASGVTVNDEVIKVFNDMKVRKSSTPEEIKKRKKAVLFCLSDDKKQIIVEESKQILVGDIGDTVEDPYTAFVKLLPLNDCRYALYDATYETKESKKEDLVFIFWAPESAPLKSKMIYASSKDAIKKKFTGIKHEWQVNGLDDIKDRSTLGEKLGGNVVVSLEGKPL; from the exons GCTTCTGGAGTAACAGTGAATGATGAAGTCATAAAGGTTTTTAATGACATGAAAGTAAGGAAATCTTCAACCccagaagagattaaaaaaagaaagaaagccGTTCTCTTCTGCTTAAGCGATgacaaaaaacaaataattgtAGAGGAGTCAAAGCAGATATTGGTTGGTGACATTGGAGATACTGTGGAGGACCCCTATACAGCCTTTGTGAAGTTGCTACCTTTGAATGATTGCCGATACGCTTTGTATGATGCCACATATGAGACAAAGGAATCTAAGAAAGAAGACCTGGTATTTATATTCTG GGCTCCTGAAAGTGCacctttaaaaagcaagatgATCTACGCAAGCTCTAAAGatgccattaaaaagaaatttacag GTATTAAACATGAGTGGCAAGTAAATGGTTTGGATGATATTAAGGACCGTTCAACACttggagagaaattgggaggCAACGTGGTAGTTTCACTTGAAGGAAAACCCTtataa
- the CFL2 gene encoding cofilin-2 isoform X2, with protein MKVRKSSTPEEIKKRKKAVLFCLSDDKKQIIVEESKQILVGDIGDTVEDPYTAFVKLLPLNDCRYALYDATYETKESKKEDLVFIFWAPESAPLKSKMIYASSKDAIKKKFTGIKHEWQVNGLDDIKDRSTLGEKLGGNVVVSLEGKPL; from the exons ATGAAAGTAAGGAAATCTTCAACCccagaagagattaaaaaaagaaagaaagccGTTCTCTTCTGCTTAAGCGATgacaaaaaacaaataattgtAGAGGAGTCAAAGCAGATATTGGTTGGTGACATTGGAGATACTGTGGAGGACCCCTATACAGCCTTTGTGAAGTTGCTACCTTTGAATGATTGCCGATACGCTTTGTATGATGCCACATATGAGACAAAGGAATCTAAGAAAGAAGACCTGGTATTTATATTCTG GGCTCCTGAAAGTGCacctttaaaaagcaagatgATCTACGCAAGCTCTAAAGatgccattaaaaagaaatttacag GTATTAAACATGAGTGGCAAGTAAATGGTTTGGATGATATTAAGGACCGTTCAACACttggagagaaattgggaggCAACGTGGTAGTTTCACTTGAAGGAAAACCCTtataa